TACGGCAATCGAAACTTTGATGAGGCAAATACAACTACTTTGCCAAAAAGCTGCTTGGACGGCGGTAATCCCGTTGTCTGCACGGCTGACAGAAAGATATTCAACCCTTCGGTCAATCAGAACAATAACCGCCTGAACACGAGCGAAGACTATTCCTGTGATCCGAGCGGAAACACCACGAACGATCCGCAAGGCAGAGTCTTCAAATACGACGGCGAGAATAAGCAATACGAAGTTAGAAATTCATCGAATGAGACCATCGGCCAATATTTCTTTGACGGAAACGGCAAGCGAGTAAAGAAGGTCGTCCCTTCGACAGAGGAAGTCACGGTGTTCGTCTATGACGCGATGGACAAACTTGTCGCGGAGTATTCAACCCAAGTCGAATCCGTAGAAAATGCGAAGGTTGCCTATCTGACAAACGACCACCTCGGCTCCCCACGCATCAACACCGACCGCGACGGCAACGTCACATCAAGACGCGACTTCCACCCATTCGGCGAGGAAATCCACACCGCCCAACGCACGACAGCCCTAGCCTACGACGCCGACACGGTAAGAAAACAGTTCACCGGTTACGAACGCGACACCGAAACCGACCTAGATTTCGCACAGGCTCGAATGCACAGCTACAATCTCGGGCGGTTTTCAAGCCCGGACCCATTGATGGCGAGTGCAGTCGTCAGCGATCCACAGACTTGGAATCGATATTCTTATGCTTTCAACAATCCATTGAAACTGAACGACCCGACGGGACTGAAACCAGAATTTGTTTGGCGAGAATTCGACAAACTGACAGCTGAAGAGCAACGTATTTTTAACAAATCGAAAATTGTGGTCGATAAAGGTAAGGCTCCAATTGAAGGTAAGGAACTATATGAGAGGCTCAAAACTGTAGACGGAGGAAAGCAGCTAGCTGGAATTCTAAACATGACGGCTGCCCTCTCTAACATAACATTTGGTGATGGTAGAAGCGCGATCAGTTACGTGCGGGATTTAACGGGATATAAGAAGGGCGAGAGAATCTACGCAAATGTAGATGCCGAACTAAAGACACAAATGGATAGTATTAGTAGCGAGAAAGCGTCAGATAAGCGATTCATCGGCCCAAGAGGTCAAGATGTTGAGCATAAGAACGATGAGACGGGCGTTGTTTACGATGTGACTTATCGGGAGAACGAGGATAGGGGACAGATTCAGTTATCATTTGCCATCAGTGAGAAGTTTGGTGCTTTGGATATGGACGCTGATGAAAGAGGAAAGGATTGTATAGGTTGCAACAATGCCGCGAATGTTTTAAGAGCGATTAATGGAGCTAACCCGGTCAATATCTATAATGCTTTCATCAGTCGTCCGAGTGGAAAGACAATTCAACCTAGCTATGGAATTAAGAAAAAATAAAACAGCCACAATGCTCGCTATATTTTTAGTTTTGATCGCGTCGATTACGGGATTTGCCCAAGGCCGTGATTTACGACTGCAGCACGGAAACGGCTATGTCAATTCGTTATGGTTTACCCCTGACGGCAGTCAACTGTTTTCATCGAGTCTAGATGGAACAATTGCTATCTGGGATATACGTTCGGGCAAACGGATAAGATTTTTGGATCTTGACGAAAAGCAGGATAGGGATATGTACACGATTTCCCATATATATCAGATGGAGGTCTCACCGAGAGCGGATGTACTCGCGGTTTCGATTGATCAAACGAGCGTTGTAAAGGGCGTTGCGCAGGACGATCGGGTGGATCGGACAGCTTTACTTGATGCTGCAAATTTTCAGACGAAAGCCCTACTCGAGCATTCACGGAGCGAAATGGCCTTTTCCCCCGATGGAAGGACCTTGGTTACGATAGGGCTCGAAAAAATTGCACGGATTTGGAGAACTGACGACGGTAAGGAAATCCGTCAATTTCCGATCCGAAATATCGGAAAACCCATATTTACTCCTGACGGAAATAAGCTAATAGTCGCCGCACAGATAGGGTGGGCTTCAACGGGTCCGATGGTTTCGGTCTATGATCTCCATTCCGGAGAGGTAGTTTATGAGATTCCGGTGCGTTTTGGACAGATTGTCGGCTTAGCGGTTTCACCTGACGGCGCGTCGATAGCAATTGGCGGTTACAACGGTGGAGATTTCAGCCTGAAGCTATGGAGTACGAGCACCAGGAACGAACAGAAGCCGCGCGAACTTCTATCAAAAAACTCTGGAATGAGCTACAACGTTGCCTACTCCCCTGATGGAAAATTGCTCGCATCATCGGGTTTGCTCAATTGCTGTGAAACAGTTGTCATTAGACGAGTATCAGACAACAAGATTGTGAAGAAATTTAATGCGACCACCGAGATAAGATCAATAGCGTTTTCTCAAGATGGGACACGACTAGCTTACGGCACTAGCAATGGTGAGATTTTCGTTCAGAACCTCTAGTGGAAAGGAATGGGTTCTGGCATGCGATATTGCGATTTCTCGAGAACAATTGGGACCGGGGCTTCGTAACGATTCCGACGGTCGGGGTTGATACAGGATTCACGGCGGTGCAGAACTATCAAGATGATTCGCTCAACCGGTTGCAGGACGCGACTGAGAATGTCACGCCTCACGGCGGTTCGCAGTCGCAATCGTGGCGGCAGGCGTTTACGTTTGATCGGTACGGAAATCGGAATTTTAATGAGAGCCTGACGACGACTTTGCCGAAAGAATGCAACGGCAATACCGAGGTCTGCGAGGCCATACGACCGATCGTGAATCCTTCGGTGAACACGGCGAACAATCGTTTAAACGGCTACACCTTTGACGCCGCCGGCAACACCACCGTCGATGCCGATAACAGAACGTTCATCTACGACGCAGAAAACAAACAGACCGAAGTCCGCGATTCGCAGAATACCGTGATCGGCCAATACCGCTACGACGGCGATGGTAAACGCGTCAAGAAGATCGTCCCCGCAACCGGCGAGGTAACCGTCTTCGTCCACGACGCAAGCGGAAGATCAATCGCCGAATACTCAACCGTCGTCGAATCCGTCGAAACCGCCAAAGTCGCGTACCTAACCGCCGACCACCTCGGCTCCCCACGCATCAACACCGACCGCGACGGCAACGTCACATCAAGACGCGACTTCCACCCATTCGGCGAACAAATCTACACCGCCGAGCGCACAACCGGTCTAGCCTACGACGCCGACACCATCCGCAAACAATTCACCGGCTATGAACGAGATATGGAGAGCGGGTTGGATTTTGCTCAGGCGAGAATGTATTCATATCCACATGGCAGGTTCAGCTCGTGTGATCCCGTCATATATTCACAGGGACATAAGACAAATCCGCAACGTTGGAATGCTTACATCTACATACTAAATGATCCATTAGCGACGGTGGACCCAAATGGAAAAAACCCCAAGAAGAAAAAGGTGATCGATGTTTTCATCTCATACACGGATAAGGCTTCCAAAGAATGGCGGACGCTGCAGAAACGGGCTTTGCGAGGGGGTGTTCAAATCAATATTTTCGAGGGCAACAAAGCCACGGCTGAGAATTTTAGAAAATCAATTTCGACAGAAGGGCGAACCACGATTTTTGTCGGTCATTCCCTAACTGATCCGGATACATATGCAAAACATATGAAGGGCGGTTCAATGCGGGACAAAGGAGTTGGCATTGAGTTCAATGACGGAGCGATTTACGGATCGGGCGTCGCTGGAACGACCATTTCGGACAGCAAAACAGAGGCGTCGACAGTTGCTGTATTCTCGTGTGATAGTTCACAATTGCGTCAGAATTGGACATCGGAAAACGGAACAAATTTACTTTACGTCGACGGCGGGGCCGATGGTTCCAGCGCTCTGAATACCCTTAATGAAGCTGCTCTTAGTGTGGTTGAGAGCCTTACAAAAAGCGACGATCTTAAGGCAGCAATACAGGCCGGGCAAAATGTTTTTGAAAATAATCAAGACGTAAACTGTAATTATGGGGCCACTTCGGGTAAATGCAACCTAGGTGATCTTGTGAAGTCTGAAAAACTGAAGTCGAAGGAGAAATAATATGGCTAAGTTCTTTCCCTTATTAGCTTTATTTGTTGTATGTTTAGTTTCTTCATTTGAGCAGTGCGGCGGAACTAGGACGATATCGACCAATTCAAACAAAGCAATGGCCGAACACAGGCAAAACCAGACCGAGAATCCACAGGATGACCCTTATATTCGAAAGGACGGGTGGAAGCTTCCCGATCTCAAAAGCCGGCCGATCATGCGGAAAGCTAACGTTGATCTTAAGGATAGCCGAGGAAATGCGGTGTCCGCTACCGTGGTCGAATATGGACCGAATGACCTTGTTACAGATGAACCGTTTAGAGACATTGATGCCACTTTTGGACAAATTAAAATACAGAGTGTAAGTCGATATAGCGTAGGTGAGAGGGTATTCGCTTATTGGTGTGTAGCTCACAGTGTAGGAGTGAACAATAGGAGAACAAAATCCGCCAAGTCTATAGGGATATCGTTTGTTTTCGCTTTTTTTGACAAGGACGGAGACGGCAAGTTCGAAACTATTTTAAAAAGTCCTCAAACTCAACTCTTCGTCCCAAGTTGGGCGATAGACTTTAAAGAAGCAGGTATTTGAATATGCCGGTGGTTTATTGCAGAGTGAGATAAAGATCTACACGTGAAACCACGCTAACGCCATAGTTTTGTTAGATAAAGACGGACAAAGGGACACCCGGGGTCGTATTAGATTTTGGGGCATGGCGAAGACGGGTGATGAGACGCACTGAACCGCGTGACGCAGCGGAGTTATTCGGATTCGACGCCGGCGGTGAGCTATTTTTATGACAATTTGACGAACGCTAAAGGCAGGCTTACAAAAGTGAGTTCCAGCGTATCGACAACCGAATACACGTCGTTCGACATCTTAGGGAAAGTGACTGGGCATAAACAGACGACGGATGGGCAGGAGTATGCGACGGGGTATGTGTATAACCTGTCGGGTGCAATGGTCGAGCAGGTTTACCCGAGCGGGCGTGTGGTGAAGAATGTCATCGACGGCAACGGCGATCTTTCGATGGTTCAGTCAAAGAAGAATTCCGCCGCCGGATATTGGAACTACGCAGAGAATTTCACCTACAACCCCGCCGGTGCGGTAACGTCGATGCAACTCGGCAACGGCCGCTGGGAATCGACGCAGTTTAACTCAAGACTGCAACCGATGCAGATCGCCCTCGGCTCAACGAACGAAGCGACGAATTTGCTGAAACTCGACTACAGCTACGGCACGACGAACAACAACGGCAATGTTCTTAGCCAGACGATAACCGTTCCAACAGTCGGCGTCGAAAGCGGTTTTTCGGCAATGCAGAATTACACTTACGATTCGCTCAACCGTTTGAAAACTGCGAACGAAGTTATCAGCTCGACGGAAACTTGGAAACAAACTTTTATCTTCGACAGATACGGCAATCGAAATTTCGATGAGTCAAACACAACCACTCTGCCAAAAAGCTGCATGGACGGCGGTAATCCCGTTGTCTGCACGGCTGATAGAAAGATATTCAATCCGTCAGTAAATCAAAACAACAACCGGCTAAACACGAGCGAAGATTATACTTACGATTCGGGTGGAAATACCACAAACGATCCGCAAGGCCGACTTTTCAAATACGACGGAGAGAATAAGCAATACGAAGTTAGAAATTCATCGAATGAGACCATCGGCCAATATTTCTTTGACGGAAACGGCAAGCGAGTAAAGAAGGTCGTCCCTTCGACAGAGGAAGTCACGGTGTTCGTCTATGACGCGATGGACAAACTTGTCGCGGAGTATTCAACCCAAGTCGAATCCGTAGAAAATGCGAAGGTTGCCTATCTGACAAACGACCACCTCGGCAGCCCTCGGATCAAGACCGACAAAAACGGAGCCGTGATCTCAAGGAACGACTATCTCCCATACGGCGAAGACCTCTACACAGCCGAACGAACCCAAACCCTCGGATACTCATCCGAC
This sequence is a window from Acidobacteriota bacterium. Protein-coding genes within it:
- a CDS encoding RHS repeat-associated core domain-containing protein is translated as MTETNDNEVCDRRSLQLVEQTYLSVLIVTSVLGGNRDLRIIQSKKNEDSGYWDYAKHFTYNAAGAVTSLQLGNGQWQSNQFNSRMQMTAAYLGSTQNGSNLLKLDFDYGSSQNNGNLLSQVITVPTVGVESGFSATQNYTYDSLNRLKTANEVIGSTETWKQSFVFDRYGNRNFDEANTTTLPKSCLDGGNPVVCTADRKIFNPSVNQNNNRLNTSEDYSCDPSGNTTNDPQGRVFKYDGENKQYEVRNSSNETIGQYFFDGNGKRVKKVVPSTEEVTVFVYDAMDKLVAEYSTQVESVENAKVAYLTNDHLGSPRINTDRDGNVTSRRDFHPFGEEIHTAQRTTALAYDADTVRKQFTGYERDTETDLDFAQARMHSYNLGRFSSPDPLMASAVVSDPQTWNRYSYAFNNPLKLNDPTGLKPEFVWREFDKLTAEEQRIFNKSKIVVDKGKAPIEGKELYERLKTVDGGKQLAGILNMTAALSNITFGDGRSAISYVRDLTGYKKGERIYANVDAELKTQMDSISSEKASDKRFIGPRGQDVEHKNDETGVVYDVTYRENEDRGQIQLSFAISEKFGALDMDADERGKDCIGCNNAANVLRAINGANPVNIYNAFISRPSGKTIQPSYGIKKK
- a CDS encoding RHS repeat-associated core domain-containing protein codes for the protein MTQRSYSDSTPAVSYFYDNLTNAKGRLTKVSSSVSTTEYTSFDILGKVTGHKQTTDGQEYATGYVYNLSGAMVEQVYPSGRVVKNVIDGNGDLSMVQSKKNSAAGYWNYAENFTYNPAGAVTSMQLGNGRWESTQFNSRLQPMQIALGSTNEATNLLKLDYSYGTTNNNGNVLSQTITVPTVGVESGFSAMQNYTYDSLNRLKTANEVISSTETWKQTFIFDRYGNRNFDESNTTTLPKSCMDGGNPVVCTADRKIFNPSVNQNNNRLNTSEDYTYDSGGNTTNDPQGRLFKYDGENKQYEVRNSSNETIGQYFFDGNGKRVKKVVPSTEEVTVFVYDAMDKLVAEYSTQVESVENAKVAYLTNDHLGSPRIKTDKNGAVISRNDYLPYGEDLYTAERTQTLGYSSDDIRQKFTGYERDDEIDLDFAQARYCNSGHGRFTSPDPILESAVRAEPQSWNRYVYVLNNPFRYIDPTGENYEDLTDKQKKLIDDWAKQQNEANKTEITAQKMYDALGEDQRAAFESVANALENTTLIGKDGSKTNGLDLIKSISFILGEKPSNNDDAPSFRIYAELTENAREIVSGATNFKGSNGHPPGFPDGWQQSGGSPGLQISMSKDGKRGDIDVDYQSKNLFVVAFTLCQLHCKESNSDVRHKNHFDKHNKRYGSGPAGALKRRYDPKKRK
- a CDS encoding WD40 repeat domain-containing protein gives rise to the protein MELRKNKTATMLAIFLVLIASITGFAQGRDLRLQHGNGYVNSLWFTPDGSQLFSSSLDGTIAIWDIRSGKRIRFLDLDEKQDRDMYTISHIYQMEVSPRADVLAVSIDQTSVVKGVAQDDRVDRTALLDAANFQTKALLEHSRSEMAFSPDGRTLVTIGLEKIARIWRTDDGKEIRQFPIRNIGKPIFTPDGNKLIVAAQIGWASTGPMVSVYDLHSGEVVYEIPVRFGQIVGLAVSPDGASIAIGGYNGGDFSLKLWSTSTRNEQKPRELLSKNSGMSYNVAYSPDGKLLASSGLLNCCETVVIRRVSDNKIVKKFNATTEIRSIAFSQDGTRLAYGTSNGEIFVQNL